The DNA segment GTCGGTGGTTGTCGGTGCTGATTGCTGCAATCCGGCCGGGCGCCGAAAAAAACCGGAACCCGGCCGCTGTGCCTCAGTTACGCCTGAGGCGATACTCGGCGCTGCGGGCGTGGGCCTGCAAGCCCTCGCCATAGGCCAGCTCGGCAGCGATCTGGCCCAGCATCTGGGCGCCCTGCTCGCTCACTTCGATCAGGCTGGAGCGCTTCTGGAAGTCGTACACGCCCAGCGGCGACGAGAAACGCGCGGTGCGCGAGGTCGGCAGCACGTGGTTGGGCCCCGCACAATAGTCGCCCAGCGACTCGCTCGTATAGCGGCCCAGGAAGATGGCGCCGGCGTGGCGGATCTTCTCGGCCCAGTGGCGCGGGTTCTCGGCGGAAATCTCCAGGTGCTCCGGCGCGATCGCGTTGGCGATCTCGCAGGCCTCGTCCATGTCGCGGACCCGGATCAGCGCGCCGCGCCCGGACAGCGACGCACGGATGACGTCGCGGCGCGGCATGGAGTCAAGCTGGCGGTGGATGCTTTCTTCCACCTGGGCCAGGTAGTTCGAGTCCGGGCACAGCAGGATGGACTGCGCGAGCTCATCGTGCTCGGCCTGCGAGAACAGGTCCATCGCCACCCAGTCCGGATCGGTGGTGCCGTCGCAGATCACCAGGATCTCGGACGGGCCGGCGATCATGTCGATGCCGACGGTGCCGAACACGCGGCGCTTGGCCGCCGCCACGTAGGCGTTGCCCGGACCGACGATCTTGTCGACCTGGGGCAGCGAGCCCGTACCGTAAGCCAGCGCGCCAACCGCCTGCGCGCCACCGATGGTAAACACGCGATCCACGCCGGCGATCTGCGCCGCGGCCAGCACCAGCTCGTTGCGCACACCGCCCGGCGTGGGCACGACCATGATGACTTCCTTGACGCCGGCCACGCGTGCCGGGATGGCGTTCATCAGCACCGACGACGGATACGCGGCCTTGCCTCCCGGCACATAGATGCCGACGCGGTCCAGCGGGGTCACCTTTTGTCCCAGCACGGTGCCGTCGGACTCGGTGTATTCCCAGCTGTGGCTGCCGCACTCGATCTTCTGCTTCTCGTGGTAGGCGCGCACGCGCGCCGCCGCGGTTTCCAGCGCGGCGCGGCGCTTGGGCTCGAGCTCCTCGAGCGCGGCTTCGAGCTTGGCCGGCGAGATCTCCAGCGCGGCCATGGAGCTGGCTTCCACGCGATCGAAGCGCTGCGTGTACTCCAGCACCGCGGCGTCGCCGCGCGCCTTCACATCGGCAAGGATCTGCGCCACGGCGCGATCGATGGCATCGTCTTCACCGGCTTCGAACGCCAGTACCTTGCGCAACTCGGCGGCAAAGCCCTGCTCGGTTGAATCCAGCCGGCGGATTGCGAGGTTTTCCATAGAATTTTCGTTCATGACTCCATTCCC comes from the Cupriavidus basilensis genome and includes:
- the hisD gene encoding histidinol dehydrogenase; translated protein: MNENSMENLAIRRLDSTEQGFAAELRKVLAFEAGEDDAIDRAVAQILADVKARGDAAVLEYTQRFDRVEASSMAALEISPAKLEAALEELEPKRRAALETAAARVRAYHEKQKIECGSHSWEYTESDGTVLGQKVTPLDRVGIYVPGGKAAYPSSVLMNAIPARVAGVKEVIMVVPTPGGVRNELVLAAAQIAGVDRVFTIGGAQAVGALAYGTGSLPQVDKIVGPGNAYVAAAKRRVFGTVGIDMIAGPSEILVICDGTTDPDWVAMDLFSQAEHDELAQSILLCPDSNYLAQVEESIHRQLDSMPRRDVIRASLSGRGALIRVRDMDEACEIANAIAPEHLEISAENPRHWAEKIRHAGAIFLGRYTSESLGDYCAGPNHVLPTSRTARFSSPLGVYDFQKRSSLIEVSEQGAQMLGQIAAELAYGEGLQAHARSAEYRLRRN